In one Ictalurus furcatus strain D&B chromosome 10, Billie_1.0, whole genome shotgun sequence genomic region, the following are encoded:
- the LOC128613349 gene encoding uncharacterized protein LOC128613349 isoform X1 — protein MTERFSKMRRNHKETLQAVRKAHGENSMGTTAKQNIRSPVINTTRKKSIDPIKTIEGFGQGGDGPAAKSPGKPQLLPRTPRMDPIGLPPFRALMRREKVRETSGNPQAHGENRMCTAAKQNIRSPVINTTRKKSVDPIKTIKVFGQAGDGPAAKSPGKPKLLPRTPRMDPIGLTPFRALMCREKLSKTSGSPQVLTGTTEVKSKSLEATIEVEPQLRTTITDAVLDCITSTSFKNQLTQRIVGEIDDILAKAVSQVHEQQHALRFGTAGGKINNISQEQQSSNNVFMLGFSDSVASVIGYALIEVREDVKKTFSSQSHKFQTASPTACDSVTEIVDSVFEGMLDSLIPQLKPDVCTERDPSMIASLHSHEFDTVSDSILPSTDSDFNQSPVHEPRGSADESSVTAQDIETFDIVKERVDSPRRSTKVPFSTVFDQSSGPEVKAKDEVEGILAASGSMSHLDGPLTSRVKSDSDLDTSVLELIATSATENVDHMSRFDEVAKEGLVAKSDVELEQIMAAPSEENTPSDITSQSLQLIGHQECASPIPSSPSSDKPASPRGSARRSARPIKASSLPNIFSDKEDGIFEQSHQKVESDGRRRLSLTGMEMGSSGSRGGPDGPLTSRVKSDSDLDTNVLELTATSATENVDHMSRSDEVAEEGLVDKLDVELEQIMAATSEENTPSDITSQSLELIGHQECASPVPSSPSGDKPASPRGSARRSARPIKPSSLPNIFSDKEDGIFEQSHQKVESDGKSRLSQTGMEMGSSGSRSGLDELLTSRVKSAFDLDTSVLELTATSATENVDHMSRSDEVAEEGLVAKSDVEFEQIMAATSATENVDHMSRFDEVAEEGLVAKSDVELEQIMAAPSEENTPSDITSQSFELIGHQECASPVPSPPPSDKPASPRGSARRSARPFWQKYSLIRKMASLTKK, from the exons ATGACGGAACGATTTTCAAAAATGAGGAGGAATCACAAAGAGACACTTCAAGCTGTGAGGAAG GCACATGGGGAAAATAGCATGGGCACTACGGCAAAGCAGAACATCCGCTCACCTGTCATTAACACAACCAGAAAGAAATCAATCGACCCCATAAAGACCATAGAAGGATTTGGACAAGGAGGTGATG GACCTGCAGCAAAGAGCCCTGGGAAACCACAACTTCTTCCCAGAACGCCCAGAATGGATCCGATTGGTCTTCCCCCATTCAGAGCACTGATGCGCAGGGAAAAGGTACGCGAAACATCTGGCAACCCTCAG GCACATGGGGAAAATAGAATGTGCACTGCGGCAAAGCAGAACATCCGCTCACCTGTCATTAACACAACCAGAAAAAAATCAGTCGACCCCATAAAGACCataaaagtatttggacaagcaGGTGATG GACCTGCAGCAAAGAGCCCTGGGAAACCAAAACTTCTTCCCAGAACACCAAGAATGGATCCGATTGGTCTAACCCCATTCAGAGCACTGATGTGCAGGGAAAAGTTAAGCAAAACATCCGGCAGTCCTCAGGTACTTACAGGTACTACAGAAGTAAAGAGTAAGTCTCTTGAGGCTACAATTGAGGTAGAACCTCAATTAAGAACCACGATTACTGATGCAGTCCTGGATTGCATAACCTCTACATCATTCAAGAATCAGCTCACTCAGCGCATTGTGGGTGAGATTGATGATATACTAGCAAAAGCCGTGTCCCAAGTTCATGAGCAACAGCATGCCTTGAGATTCGGTACAGCAGGAGGTAAGATAAACAACATCTCCCAGGAACAACAATCAAGCAACAATGTTTTCATGCTTGGCTTCAGTGATTCTGTGGCATCTGTGATTGGTTATGCACTGATAGAAGTTAGAGAAGACGTGAAAAAAACTTTTAGTAGCCAGTCACACAAATTTCAGACAGCCTCACCAACGGCATGTGATTCTGTAACAGAAATAGTGGACAGTGTCTTTGAAGGCATGCTTGATTCCTTGATTCCTCAACTGAAACCAGATGTTTGCACTGAAAGGGATCCTAGCATGATTGCTTCTCTTCATAGTCATGAGTTTGATACCGTGTCTGATAGTATCCTTCCCAGCACTGACTCAGATTTCAACCAGAGTCCAGTCCATGAGCCAAGAGGAAGTGCTGATGAGTCTAGTGTCACAGCTCAGGACATTGAGACATTTG ACAttgtgaaagagagagttgACTCCCCAAGAAGATCTACCAAAGTCCCGTTCTCCACAGTATTTGACCAGTCTTCTGGACCTGAAGTTAAGGCCAAAGATGAGGTTGAGGGCATCTTGGCTGCTTCTGGAAGCATGAGCCACCTTGATGGCCCTCTGACTTCAAGAGTCAAATCTGACTCCGATTTGGATACAAGCGTTCTTGAGCTCATTGCTACTTCTGCAACAGAAAATGTTGACCACATGTCAAGATTTGATGAAGTAGCAAAAGAAGGACTTGTGGCTAAATCAGATGTTGAGCTTGAGCAAATCATGGCTGCTCCTTCTGAGGAAAACACTCCTTCTGACATTACTTCCCAAAGCCTTCAGCTGATTGGACACCAGGAATGTGCTAGCCCTATCCCTTCATCACCTTCTAGTGATAAGCCAG CCTCCCCAAGAGGATCTGCCAGGAGAAGTGCACGTCCTATAAAAGCCAGCTCTTTGCCAAACATATTCTCTGATAAAGAAGATGGCATCTTTGAACAGTCTCACCAAAAGGTAGAGAGTGATGGCAGGCGTAGACTTTCTCTGACTGGCATGGAAATGGGTTCTTCTGGAAGCAGAGGTGGTCCTGATGGCCCTCTGACTTCAAGAGTCAAATCTGACTCCGATTTGGATACAAACGTTCTTGAGCTCACTGCTACTTCTGCAACAGAAAATGTTGACCACATGTCAAGATCCGATGAAGTAGCAGAAGAAGGACTTGTTGATAAATTAGATGTTGAGCTTGAGCAAATCATGGCTGCTACTTCTGAGGAAAACACTCCTTCTGACATTACTTCCCAAAGCCTTGAGCTGATTGGACACCAGGAATGTGCTAGCCCTGTCCCTTCATCACCTTCTGGTGATAAGCCAG CCTCCCCAAGAGGATCTGCCCGGAGAAGTGCACGTCCTATAAAACCCAGCTCTTTGCCAAACATATTCTCTGATAAAGAAGATGGCATCTTTGAGCAGTCTCACCAAAAGGTAGAGAGTGATGGCAAGAGTAGACTTTCTCAGACTGGCATGGAAATGGGTTCTTCTGGAAGCAGAAGCGGCCTTGATGAGCTTCTGACTTCAAGAGTCAAATCTGCCTTTGATTTGGATACAAGCGTTCTTGAGCTCACTGCTACTTCTGCAACAGAAAATGTTGACCACATGTCAAGATCTGATGAAGTAGCAGAAGAAGGGCTTGTGGCTAAATCAGATGTTGAGTTTGAGCAAATCATGGCTGCTACTTCTGCAACAGAAAATGTTGACCACATGTCAAGATTTGATGAAGTAGCAGAAGAAGGACTTGTTGCTAAATCAGATGTTGAGCTTGAGCAAATCATGGCTGCTCCTTCTGAGGAAAACACTCCTTCTGACATTACTTCCCAAAGCTTTGAGCTGATTGGACACCAGGAATGTGCTAGCCCTGTCCCTTCACCACCTCCTAGTGATAAGCCAG CCTCCCCAAGAGGATCTGCCAGGAGAAGTGCACGTCCTTTTTGGCAAAAATATTCTCTGATAAGGAAGATGGCATCTTTGACCAAAAAGTAG
- the LOC128613349 gene encoding uncharacterized protein LOC128613349 isoform X3 encodes MTERFSKMRRNHKETLQAVRKAHGENSMGTTAKQNIRSPVINTTRKKSIDPIKTIEGFGQGGDGPAAKSPGKPQLLPRTPRMDPIGLPPFRALMRREKAHGENRMCTAAKQNIRSPVINTTRKKSVDPIKTIKVFGQAGDGPAAKSPGKPKLLPRTPRMDPIGLTPFRALMCREKLSKTSGSPQVLTGTTEVKSKSLEATIEVEPQLRTTITDAVLDCITSTSFKNQLTQRIVGEIDDILAKAVSQVHEQQHALRFGTAGGKINNISQEQQSSNNVFMLGFSDSVASVIGYALIEVREDVKKTFSSQSHKFQTASPTACDSVTEIVDSVFEGMLDSLIPQLKPDVCTERDPSMIASLHSHEFDTVSDSILPSTDSDFNQSPVHEPRGSADESSVTAQDIETFDIVKERVDSPRRSTKVPFSTVFDQSSGPEVKAKDEVEGILAASGSMSHLDGPLTSRVKSDSDLDTSVLELIATSATENVDHMSRFDEVAKEGLVAKSDVELEQIMAAPSEENTPSDITSQSLQLIGHQECASPIPSSPSSDKPASPRGSARRSARPIKASSLPNIFSDKEDGIFEQSHQKVESDGRRRLSLTGMEMGSSGSRGGPDGPLTSRVKSDSDLDTNVLELTATSATENVDHMSRSDEVAEEGLVDKLDVELEQIMAATSEENTPSDITSQSLELIGHQECASPVPSSPSGDKPASPRGSARRSARPIKPSSLPNIFSDKEDGIFEQSHQKVESDGKSRLSQTGMEMGSSGSRSGLDELLTSRVKSAFDLDTSVLELTATSATENVDHMSRSDEVAEEGLVAKSDVEFEQIMAATSATENVDHMSRFDEVAEEGLVAKSDVELEQIMAAPSEENTPSDITSQSFELIGHQECASPVPSPPPSDKPASPRGSARRSARPFWQKYSLIRKMASLTKK; translated from the exons ATGACGGAACGATTTTCAAAAATGAGGAGGAATCACAAAGAGACACTTCAAGCTGTGAGGAAG GCACATGGGGAAAATAGCATGGGCACTACGGCAAAGCAGAACATCCGCTCACCTGTCATTAACACAACCAGAAAGAAATCAATCGACCCCATAAAGACCATAGAAGGATTTGGACAAGGAGGTGATG GACCTGCAGCAAAGAGCCCTGGGAAACCACAACTTCTTCCCAGAACGCCCAGAATGGATCCGATTGGTCTTCCCCCATTCAGAGCACTGATGCGCAGGGAAAAG GCACATGGGGAAAATAGAATGTGCACTGCGGCAAAGCAGAACATCCGCTCACCTGTCATTAACACAACCAGAAAAAAATCAGTCGACCCCATAAAGACCataaaagtatttggacaagcaGGTGATG GACCTGCAGCAAAGAGCCCTGGGAAACCAAAACTTCTTCCCAGAACACCAAGAATGGATCCGATTGGTCTAACCCCATTCAGAGCACTGATGTGCAGGGAAAAGTTAAGCAAAACATCCGGCAGTCCTCAGGTACTTACAGGTACTACAGAAGTAAAGAGTAAGTCTCTTGAGGCTACAATTGAGGTAGAACCTCAATTAAGAACCACGATTACTGATGCAGTCCTGGATTGCATAACCTCTACATCATTCAAGAATCAGCTCACTCAGCGCATTGTGGGTGAGATTGATGATATACTAGCAAAAGCCGTGTCCCAAGTTCATGAGCAACAGCATGCCTTGAGATTCGGTACAGCAGGAGGTAAGATAAACAACATCTCCCAGGAACAACAATCAAGCAACAATGTTTTCATGCTTGGCTTCAGTGATTCTGTGGCATCTGTGATTGGTTATGCACTGATAGAAGTTAGAGAAGACGTGAAAAAAACTTTTAGTAGCCAGTCACACAAATTTCAGACAGCCTCACCAACGGCATGTGATTCTGTAACAGAAATAGTGGACAGTGTCTTTGAAGGCATGCTTGATTCCTTGATTCCTCAACTGAAACCAGATGTTTGCACTGAAAGGGATCCTAGCATGATTGCTTCTCTTCATAGTCATGAGTTTGATACCGTGTCTGATAGTATCCTTCCCAGCACTGACTCAGATTTCAACCAGAGTCCAGTCCATGAGCCAAGAGGAAGTGCTGATGAGTCTAGTGTCACAGCTCAGGACATTGAGACATTTG ACAttgtgaaagagagagttgACTCCCCAAGAAGATCTACCAAAGTCCCGTTCTCCACAGTATTTGACCAGTCTTCTGGACCTGAAGTTAAGGCCAAAGATGAGGTTGAGGGCATCTTGGCTGCTTCTGGAAGCATGAGCCACCTTGATGGCCCTCTGACTTCAAGAGTCAAATCTGACTCCGATTTGGATACAAGCGTTCTTGAGCTCATTGCTACTTCTGCAACAGAAAATGTTGACCACATGTCAAGATTTGATGAAGTAGCAAAAGAAGGACTTGTGGCTAAATCAGATGTTGAGCTTGAGCAAATCATGGCTGCTCCTTCTGAGGAAAACACTCCTTCTGACATTACTTCCCAAAGCCTTCAGCTGATTGGACACCAGGAATGTGCTAGCCCTATCCCTTCATCACCTTCTAGTGATAAGCCAG CCTCCCCAAGAGGATCTGCCAGGAGAAGTGCACGTCCTATAAAAGCCAGCTCTTTGCCAAACATATTCTCTGATAAAGAAGATGGCATCTTTGAACAGTCTCACCAAAAGGTAGAGAGTGATGGCAGGCGTAGACTTTCTCTGACTGGCATGGAAATGGGTTCTTCTGGAAGCAGAGGTGGTCCTGATGGCCCTCTGACTTCAAGAGTCAAATCTGACTCCGATTTGGATACAAACGTTCTTGAGCTCACTGCTACTTCTGCAACAGAAAATGTTGACCACATGTCAAGATCCGATGAAGTAGCAGAAGAAGGACTTGTTGATAAATTAGATGTTGAGCTTGAGCAAATCATGGCTGCTACTTCTGAGGAAAACACTCCTTCTGACATTACTTCCCAAAGCCTTGAGCTGATTGGACACCAGGAATGTGCTAGCCCTGTCCCTTCATCACCTTCTGGTGATAAGCCAG CCTCCCCAAGAGGATCTGCCCGGAGAAGTGCACGTCCTATAAAACCCAGCTCTTTGCCAAACATATTCTCTGATAAAGAAGATGGCATCTTTGAGCAGTCTCACCAAAAGGTAGAGAGTGATGGCAAGAGTAGACTTTCTCAGACTGGCATGGAAATGGGTTCTTCTGGAAGCAGAAGCGGCCTTGATGAGCTTCTGACTTCAAGAGTCAAATCTGCCTTTGATTTGGATACAAGCGTTCTTGAGCTCACTGCTACTTCTGCAACAGAAAATGTTGACCACATGTCAAGATCTGATGAAGTAGCAGAAGAAGGGCTTGTGGCTAAATCAGATGTTGAGTTTGAGCAAATCATGGCTGCTACTTCTGCAACAGAAAATGTTGACCACATGTCAAGATTTGATGAAGTAGCAGAAGAAGGACTTGTTGCTAAATCAGATGTTGAGCTTGAGCAAATCATGGCTGCTCCTTCTGAGGAAAACACTCCTTCTGACATTACTTCCCAAAGCTTTGAGCTGATTGGACACCAGGAATGTGCTAGCCCTGTCCCTTCACCACCTCCTAGTGATAAGCCAG CCTCCCCAAGAGGATCTGCCAGGAGAAGTGCACGTCCTTTTTGGCAAAAATATTCTCTGATAAGGAAGATGGCATCTTTGACCAAAAAGTAG
- the LOC128613349 gene encoding uncharacterized protein LOC128613349 isoform X2, whose translation MTERFSKMRRNHKETLQAAHGENSMGTTAKQNIRSPVINTTRKKSIDPIKTIEGFGQGGDGPAAKSPGKPQLLPRTPRMDPIGLPPFRALMRREKVRETSGNPQAHGENRMCTAAKQNIRSPVINTTRKKSVDPIKTIKVFGQAGDGPAAKSPGKPKLLPRTPRMDPIGLTPFRALMCREKLSKTSGSPQVLTGTTEVKSKSLEATIEVEPQLRTTITDAVLDCITSTSFKNQLTQRIVGEIDDILAKAVSQVHEQQHALRFGTAGGKINNISQEQQSSNNVFMLGFSDSVASVIGYALIEVREDVKKTFSSQSHKFQTASPTACDSVTEIVDSVFEGMLDSLIPQLKPDVCTERDPSMIASLHSHEFDTVSDSILPSTDSDFNQSPVHEPRGSADESSVTAQDIETFDIVKERVDSPRRSTKVPFSTVFDQSSGPEVKAKDEVEGILAASGSMSHLDGPLTSRVKSDSDLDTSVLELIATSATENVDHMSRFDEVAKEGLVAKSDVELEQIMAAPSEENTPSDITSQSLQLIGHQECASPIPSSPSSDKPASPRGSARRSARPIKASSLPNIFSDKEDGIFEQSHQKVESDGRRRLSLTGMEMGSSGSRGGPDGPLTSRVKSDSDLDTNVLELTATSATENVDHMSRSDEVAEEGLVDKLDVELEQIMAATSEENTPSDITSQSLELIGHQECASPVPSSPSGDKPASPRGSARRSARPIKPSSLPNIFSDKEDGIFEQSHQKVESDGKSRLSQTGMEMGSSGSRSGLDELLTSRVKSAFDLDTSVLELTATSATENVDHMSRSDEVAEEGLVAKSDVEFEQIMAATSATENVDHMSRFDEVAEEGLVAKSDVELEQIMAAPSEENTPSDITSQSFELIGHQECASPVPSPPPSDKPASPRGSARRSARPFWQKYSLIRKMASLTKK comes from the exons ATGACGGAACGATTTTCAAAAATGAGGAGGAATCACAAAGAGACACTTCAAGCT GCACATGGGGAAAATAGCATGGGCACTACGGCAAAGCAGAACATCCGCTCACCTGTCATTAACACAACCAGAAAGAAATCAATCGACCCCATAAAGACCATAGAAGGATTTGGACAAGGAGGTGATG GACCTGCAGCAAAGAGCCCTGGGAAACCACAACTTCTTCCCAGAACGCCCAGAATGGATCCGATTGGTCTTCCCCCATTCAGAGCACTGATGCGCAGGGAAAAGGTACGCGAAACATCTGGCAACCCTCAG GCACATGGGGAAAATAGAATGTGCACTGCGGCAAAGCAGAACATCCGCTCACCTGTCATTAACACAACCAGAAAAAAATCAGTCGACCCCATAAAGACCataaaagtatttggacaagcaGGTGATG GACCTGCAGCAAAGAGCCCTGGGAAACCAAAACTTCTTCCCAGAACACCAAGAATGGATCCGATTGGTCTAACCCCATTCAGAGCACTGATGTGCAGGGAAAAGTTAAGCAAAACATCCGGCAGTCCTCAGGTACTTACAGGTACTACAGAAGTAAAGAGTAAGTCTCTTGAGGCTACAATTGAGGTAGAACCTCAATTAAGAACCACGATTACTGATGCAGTCCTGGATTGCATAACCTCTACATCATTCAAGAATCAGCTCACTCAGCGCATTGTGGGTGAGATTGATGATATACTAGCAAAAGCCGTGTCCCAAGTTCATGAGCAACAGCATGCCTTGAGATTCGGTACAGCAGGAGGTAAGATAAACAACATCTCCCAGGAACAACAATCAAGCAACAATGTTTTCATGCTTGGCTTCAGTGATTCTGTGGCATCTGTGATTGGTTATGCACTGATAGAAGTTAGAGAAGACGTGAAAAAAACTTTTAGTAGCCAGTCACACAAATTTCAGACAGCCTCACCAACGGCATGTGATTCTGTAACAGAAATAGTGGACAGTGTCTTTGAAGGCATGCTTGATTCCTTGATTCCTCAACTGAAACCAGATGTTTGCACTGAAAGGGATCCTAGCATGATTGCTTCTCTTCATAGTCATGAGTTTGATACCGTGTCTGATAGTATCCTTCCCAGCACTGACTCAGATTTCAACCAGAGTCCAGTCCATGAGCCAAGAGGAAGTGCTGATGAGTCTAGTGTCACAGCTCAGGACATTGAGACATTTG ACAttgtgaaagagagagttgACTCCCCAAGAAGATCTACCAAAGTCCCGTTCTCCACAGTATTTGACCAGTCTTCTGGACCTGAAGTTAAGGCCAAAGATGAGGTTGAGGGCATCTTGGCTGCTTCTGGAAGCATGAGCCACCTTGATGGCCCTCTGACTTCAAGAGTCAAATCTGACTCCGATTTGGATACAAGCGTTCTTGAGCTCATTGCTACTTCTGCAACAGAAAATGTTGACCACATGTCAAGATTTGATGAAGTAGCAAAAGAAGGACTTGTGGCTAAATCAGATGTTGAGCTTGAGCAAATCATGGCTGCTCCTTCTGAGGAAAACACTCCTTCTGACATTACTTCCCAAAGCCTTCAGCTGATTGGACACCAGGAATGTGCTAGCCCTATCCCTTCATCACCTTCTAGTGATAAGCCAG CCTCCCCAAGAGGATCTGCCAGGAGAAGTGCACGTCCTATAAAAGCCAGCTCTTTGCCAAACATATTCTCTGATAAAGAAGATGGCATCTTTGAACAGTCTCACCAAAAGGTAGAGAGTGATGGCAGGCGTAGACTTTCTCTGACTGGCATGGAAATGGGTTCTTCTGGAAGCAGAGGTGGTCCTGATGGCCCTCTGACTTCAAGAGTCAAATCTGACTCCGATTTGGATACAAACGTTCTTGAGCTCACTGCTACTTCTGCAACAGAAAATGTTGACCACATGTCAAGATCCGATGAAGTAGCAGAAGAAGGACTTGTTGATAAATTAGATGTTGAGCTTGAGCAAATCATGGCTGCTACTTCTGAGGAAAACACTCCTTCTGACATTACTTCCCAAAGCCTTGAGCTGATTGGACACCAGGAATGTGCTAGCCCTGTCCCTTCATCACCTTCTGGTGATAAGCCAG CCTCCCCAAGAGGATCTGCCCGGAGAAGTGCACGTCCTATAAAACCCAGCTCTTTGCCAAACATATTCTCTGATAAAGAAGATGGCATCTTTGAGCAGTCTCACCAAAAGGTAGAGAGTGATGGCAAGAGTAGACTTTCTCAGACTGGCATGGAAATGGGTTCTTCTGGAAGCAGAAGCGGCCTTGATGAGCTTCTGACTTCAAGAGTCAAATCTGCCTTTGATTTGGATACAAGCGTTCTTGAGCTCACTGCTACTTCTGCAACAGAAAATGTTGACCACATGTCAAGATCTGATGAAGTAGCAGAAGAAGGGCTTGTGGCTAAATCAGATGTTGAGTTTGAGCAAATCATGGCTGCTACTTCTGCAACAGAAAATGTTGACCACATGTCAAGATTTGATGAAGTAGCAGAAGAAGGACTTGTTGCTAAATCAGATGTTGAGCTTGAGCAAATCATGGCTGCTCCTTCTGAGGAAAACACTCCTTCTGACATTACTTCCCAAAGCTTTGAGCTGATTGGACACCAGGAATGTGCTAGCCCTGTCCCTTCACCACCTCCTAGTGATAAGCCAG CCTCCCCAAGAGGATCTGCCAGGAGAAGTGCACGTCCTTTTTGGCAAAAATATTCTCTGATAAGGAAGATGGCATCTTTGACCAAAAAGTAG